From a region of the Aeoliella mucimassa genome:
- a CDS encoding lipopolysaccharide biosynthesis protein: MDTQHHNTDEKRTLVAETASVPGAANQRRLAAVREYAFSYFCSGLIILGSFLILRLALQEFGEQGFQQFLIVRRFTSALLPVVSLGLGVNLAKLVPRSTKGDSSLDADRFLAASLQLGALAIGIYSLVVLLAGEAASQWLIGGPGLTYVLLCLSAWLLALVWTTCNAGFSRGLLWNNRANWVQVVCLVVAPISVLPFVSTLENFLLFGGLMQIALNVVVACLAMQGSWRTLVTPQVTEGRRLLRAGLPRLPGEASYYGLLALPAMLTAQRYGLEKGAEVAYGLVMLTLLMQLVAPANQFVLAETAYLTQSGNLRRLVSRLTKMLGFAGAVTIAGVVFLWCLAPYLIWFHLGKSSPELVAAVRMIVPIALPLNVFIALKGVADAVYRRAIVPHLSAASLVVFFATYYTLVSAGWSEIAIITAFYAAIWMLAVTTTFAAGTWLYKELQGLQLSSAPDSVRRAA, from the coding sequence TTGGACACTCAGCACCACAACACCGATGAAAAACGAACGCTTGTTGCCGAAACCGCTTCGGTGCCAGGCGCGGCGAACCAGCGACGGTTGGCTGCGGTGCGTGAGTATGCGTTTAGCTACTTCTGCTCGGGACTCATCATTCTCGGTAGTTTCTTGATTCTTCGTCTCGCTCTCCAGGAATTTGGTGAGCAAGGCTTTCAGCAATTCCTTATCGTGCGACGGTTTACCTCTGCCCTACTGCCTGTCGTCTCGCTGGGGCTTGGAGTGAATCTAGCGAAGCTCGTCCCACGATCGACCAAAGGCGATTCGTCGCTCGACGCCGACCGCTTCCTGGCGGCTTCGCTGCAGCTCGGCGCTCTTGCGATTGGCATCTACTCGTTGGTAGTGCTCTTAGCAGGAGAAGCTGCCTCGCAATGGCTCATCGGCGGGCCAGGGCTAACCTACGTACTACTATGCCTTTCAGCCTGGCTACTGGCTCTTGTATGGACCACCTGCAACGCTGGATTTAGCCGCGGACTCTTATGGAATAATCGAGCCAACTGGGTGCAGGTGGTATGTCTGGTTGTCGCACCAATCTCGGTCTTGCCTTTCGTTTCCACGCTTGAGAACTTTCTGCTATTCGGCGGACTGATGCAAATTGCCTTGAACGTTGTCGTCGCCTGCTTGGCGATGCAAGGTTCCTGGCGCACGCTGGTGACACCTCAAGTAACAGAAGGCCGACGGCTTTTGCGTGCGGGACTGCCTCGACTGCCCGGTGAAGCCAGTTATTATGGATTGCTGGCACTTCCTGCGATGCTTACCGCTCAACGCTACGGACTGGAGAAAGGTGCCGAAGTAGCCTACGGTTTGGTGATGCTAACGCTGCTGATGCAGTTGGTGGCCCCCGCTAATCAGTTCGTACTGGCCGAAACCGCCTATTTAACTCAGTCAGGAAATCTACGCCGTCTGGTAAGCAGACTGACCAAGATGCTGGGCTTTGCTGGGGCCGTGACCATCGCAGGCGTTGTGTTCCTGTGGTGCTTGGCTCCCTATCTGATTTGGTTCCACCTTGGCAAGAGCTCGCCCGAACTGGTTGCTGCGGTGCGGATGATCGTGCCGATCGCGTTGCCGCTTAACGTTTTCATTGCACTCAAGGGCGTAGCCGACGCAGTGTACCGCAGGGCGATTGTTCCCCACCTTAGTGCTGCTTCCCTCGTGGTGTTTTTCGCAACCTACTACACGCTGGTTTCCGCAGGGTGGTCCGAAATCGCCATTATCACGGCTTTCTATGCCGCCATTTGGATGCTGGCAGTCACAACGACTTTCGCAGCAGGCACTTGGCTGTACAAAGAGCTGCAAGGCCTGCAACTTTCCAGCGCGCCTGACTCGGTACGGAGGGCAGCCTGA
- a CDS encoding TylF/MycF/NovP-related O-methyltransferase, whose product MDTSAFSDPYTDASLFKKTARLGLTTLHRILPARAYAAVYHPLFSIYQQLQRGQYRSKLNAARRAGDQDRVTCMQRVLKVMPHSLIGSPGLEHTHDLAEQLVKQGVPGAFVECGVAQGGCAALIATVADSDPTERTCWFFDSFEGLPDPTSDDFADGETGRHIRPLPKGSCLGTIEQVSGLLFDDFQLSRDKITLVKGWFQDTLEPTRDQIEAIALLRVDGDWYDSTKCCLEALFDQVSPGGQIIIDDYCSCYGAKRATDEFIANRDLQVKLLPDGRGGCSFQKPTNQDQAMLERQVA is encoded by the coding sequence ATGGACACATCTGCTTTTAGCGATCCCTATACCGATGCGTCGCTTTTTAAGAAGACCGCCCGCCTGGGGCTGACTACGCTGCACCGCATTTTGCCGGCACGCGCTTACGCAGCGGTTTACCATCCGCTATTCAGCATTTACCAGCAACTACAACGTGGGCAGTATCGCTCTAAACTTAACGCAGCACGACGAGCAGGCGATCAAGATCGGGTTACTTGCATGCAACGCGTTTTGAAGGTCATGCCGCATTCGCTAATCGGCTCTCCGGGGCTCGAACATACGCACGATCTGGCCGAGCAGCTTGTAAAACAAGGGGTCCCCGGTGCATTCGTGGAGTGTGGAGTGGCTCAGGGTGGTTGTGCAGCTCTGATTGCCACCGTGGCCGATAGCGACCCCACCGAACGCACCTGCTGGTTCTTCGATTCGTTCGAAGGCCTTCCCGATCCGACCAGCGACGATTTCGCCGATGGCGAAACTGGCAGGCACATCCGCCCGCTTCCCAAAGGCTCGTGCCTGGGAACGATCGAACAAGTCTCGGGCCTGCTCTTCGACGACTTCCAACTATCGCGCGATAAAATCACGCTCGTAAAAGGGTGGTTCCAAGACACGCTTGAACCCACCCGCGATCAGATTGAGGCCATTGCCTTGCTGCGAGTTGATGGAGACTGGTACGACTCGACCAAATGCTGCCTCGAGGCACTATTCGATCAGGTAAGCCCGGGTGGTCAGATTATCATCGACGACTATTGCAGCTGCTACGGTGCAAAACGAGCCACCGACGAGTTCATCGCCAACCGTGATCTGCAGGTAAAGTTACTTCCTGATGGACGCGGTGGTTGCTCGTTCCAGAAACCGACCAACCAGGATCAGGCAATGCTTGAGCGTCAGGTGGCTTAA
- a CDS encoding O-antigen polymerase, with translation MFYVLVAVYIVIFLAAASYYARRGGYWHPVTLFGITGFYYYLGVPLELQLKNRDLHMTEPTLFYLPYEGRVTIAILAVLALLGFIVGFHMSGMQRALADIRFNTRQRFPRSILFLIVALVGTLYVFYGETMFQHLSYHEANEFRYNESLFSYTTRMLTLTAGIVIGIYSCQRKFLSIGFLASFSSLVGWGFYTSDKNPLLTAAMGIGTYWVGKRSRSSLHLTLYCCGALSATVLLPAFSAWRINVTPDISQIVDSFTLEYQDANGPMMSLSSAVNGDEDPVYGSSYLTALGAWVPRSVWPNRPEDLAQAFAHNNVVKWTPGLGFGYSLLAEAYLNFGYAGAFLQYFVLGFCLNRLWLFTLPFFAKRYATAMWAATLSVLQYQLLVIMHRAPTVQIVQSCIRELPIYVIALLVLDSSRRLIAKPVAPYTTPAMPAMQSRPAA, from the coding sequence ATGTTCTACGTGCTTGTTGCCGTCTATATCGTCATCTTCTTGGCCGCTGCGAGCTACTACGCTCGTCGCGGGGGTTACTGGCATCCCGTGACTCTCTTTGGGATCACGGGGTTCTACTATTACCTTGGCGTTCCCTTGGAATTGCAGCTGAAGAATCGCGATCTTCATATGACCGAGCCGACGTTGTTCTATCTTCCTTACGAAGGTCGAGTAACCATTGCCATTCTCGCTGTGCTCGCATTGCTGGGATTCATTGTTGGTTTTCATATGTCGGGCATGCAGCGTGCACTTGCCGACATTCGCTTCAATACCCGACAACGATTTCCTCGGTCGATTCTATTTCTCATCGTAGCTCTCGTCGGAACATTGTACGTATTCTACGGCGAAACGATGTTTCAGCACTTGTCCTATCACGAAGCGAACGAGTTTCGCTACAATGAGTCGTTGTTCAGCTACACCACGCGAATGCTCACACTGACAGCAGGCATTGTGATTGGCATTTATTCGTGCCAGCGAAAGTTCCTTAGCATTGGCTTTCTGGCGTCTTTCTCGTCTTTGGTAGGGTGGGGATTCTACACTTCGGACAAGAATCCGCTACTCACCGCGGCCATGGGCATTGGAACCTATTGGGTCGGAAAACGGAGTCGATCCTCGTTACATCTGACGCTGTACTGCTGCGGAGCTTTGTCCGCCACGGTATTGCTGCCTGCTTTCTCGGCTTGGCGAATCAACGTTACCCCTGATATTTCGCAGATTGTCGATTCGTTCACCCTGGAATACCAGGACGCGAATGGTCCGATGATGAGTCTCTCGTCCGCGGTCAATGGCGACGAAGACCCGGTCTACGGCTCGAGCTATCTGACTGCGCTAGGCGCTTGGGTTCCTCGCTCGGTATGGCCCAATCGCCCCGAAGACTTGGCTCAAGCGTTCGCCCATAACAATGTCGTGAAGTGGACACCAGGACTAGGCTTTGGATACTCGTTGTTGGCCGAGGCCTACTTGAACTTTGGTTACGCGGGAGCCTTCCTGCAGTACTTCGTATTAGGCTTCTGCCTGAATCGTTTATGGCTATTCACGTTGCCATTCTTTGCCAAGCGTTATGCGACAGCCATGTGGGCAGCAACCTTATCGGTTCTGCAGTACCAACTTCTGGTAATCATGCATCGCGCTCCAACGGTGCAGATCGTTCAGAGCTGCATTCGGGAGCTCCCCATCTATGTCATTGCGTTGCTCGTTCTCGATAGCAGTCGAAGACTGATTGCTAAACCGGTCGCTCCCTATACGACGCCAGCCATGCCAGCAATGCAGTCACGCCCTGCGGCTTAG
- a CDS encoding methyltransferase domain-containing protein → MAINNMHWKYKAFIQNLVASLPEQLALSVYYPIQRRFGGLRRIDPTKRLQAAIETWDRIVATGRNPKGGVFFEVGTGRMVSVPIAYWLMGAKKTITVDLNRYLKHELILESLDYIRTNRSQMEQLFAERLIPDRFDFLCELAEAHPSIDTILTSFQVEYASPADAAHTHLASDSIDYHTSYTVLEHIPPQVLADILSEAQRITKPHGLIVHGVDYTDHFSHNDSTIDAINFLQFTTREWDRLAGNRFMYMNRLRHSDYLRTFNKSGLEIVADDPQIDPSLVAKVQQGDAPLAAEFKDRPADDLAATFAWIVASPAQALAKCG, encoded by the coding sequence TTGGCAATCAATAATATGCACTGGAAATACAAGGCGTTTATTCAGAATCTGGTAGCAAGCCTCCCAGAGCAACTAGCTCTGTCGGTTTACTATCCGATCCAACGACGTTTTGGAGGACTGCGCCGCATCGACCCCACCAAACGCCTGCAGGCGGCAATCGAAACATGGGACCGCATCGTTGCCACAGGTCGAAATCCGAAAGGTGGCGTGTTCTTTGAAGTTGGCACCGGACGCATGGTAAGCGTACCGATTGCTTATTGGTTGATGGGCGCCAAGAAAACGATCACCGTCGACTTGAACCGCTATCTGAAGCATGAGCTGATACTGGAGTCGCTAGATTACATCCGCACGAATCGCTCCCAAATGGAACAGCTATTCGCCGAGCGGCTGATCCCCGACCGGTTCGATTTCCTCTGTGAACTGGCAGAAGCGCACCCATCCATCGATACGATTCTAACAAGCTTTCAAGTCGAGTACGCCTCACCTGCCGATGCTGCTCATACGCATCTGGCCAGCGATAGTATCGACTATCACACATCGTACACCGTGCTCGAGCATATCCCTCCCCAAGTACTTGCCGATATACTCAGCGAGGCCCAACGCATTACGAAACCGCATGGATTGATTGTTCATGGAGTCGATTACACCGACCACTTCTCGCATAACGACTCCACCATCGATGCCATCAACTTCCTGCAATTCACCACTCGCGAATGGGATCGATTGGCTGGCAATCGGTTCATGTACATGAACCGACTGCGTCATAGCGACTACTTGAGAACGTTCAACAAAAGTGGATTAGAGATAGTCGCTGATGATCCCCAGATTGATCCGAGTTTGGTTGCCAAGGTGCAGCAAGGCGATGCCCCTCTCGCTGCCGAGTTCAAAGATCGCCCCGCCGACGATCTTGCGGCAACTTTTGCCTGGATCGTTGCCTCGCCCGCCCAAGCATTAGCAAAATGCGGGTAG
- a CDS encoding polysaccharide biosynthesis/export family protein: MSLSRLSSMASGSSLLAAGDLLNITVLSGLEDEPKAKPARIGDDGTINVPLVGAVRVAGLDEQQAAELVRVAAIERGIFRNPQVTIRVTERAMNYVTVLGAVSEPGTHPVPKSSSNLLVAIAAAGGFTEEAGTEVEVLRQPRRLLADKEKSGNPSMIQTVAFEGPMAQVPESRTQRIDLAMLSDSSAGEEKNLSIGDQDVVMVHPSKKRVVHVSGLVREPDQFEMPRDQDLHVLDAIAMAGGASSPVADKVFVIRRLEEEAEPLVIQVSISKAKMDGNENLRLAPGDMVSVETTISTSIVDSIKHVFRISAGVGGNFLSF; encoded by the coding sequence ATGTCGCTCTCGCGACTGTCGTCGATGGCCTCCGGCTCGTCGTTGCTCGCGGCCGGCGATCTGCTGAATATCACTGTGCTCAGTGGGCTGGAAGACGAACCCAAAGCAAAACCAGCACGCATCGGCGACGATGGCACCATCAACGTCCCGCTGGTCGGAGCGGTTCGCGTTGCGGGACTCGACGAACAGCAAGCAGCGGAACTTGTGCGAGTTGCTGCAATTGAACGTGGTATCTTCCGTAATCCTCAGGTGACGATTCGTGTGACCGAACGGGCGATGAACTACGTGACCGTACTCGGTGCTGTGAGCGAACCAGGTACCCATCCGGTGCCGAAGAGTTCGAGCAATCTGCTGGTGGCCATCGCAGCCGCTGGCGGTTTCACCGAGGAAGCGGGGACCGAAGTCGAAGTACTGCGGCAACCGCGGCGGTTATTGGCTGATAAAGAGAAGTCGGGCAATCCGTCCATGATTCAAACCGTTGCGTTTGAAGGCCCAATGGCCCAAGTGCCGGAATCTCGTACCCAGCGGATCGACTTGGCAATGCTGAGCGATAGTTCGGCGGGCGAGGAAAAGAATCTATCGATTGGCGATCAAGACGTGGTGATGGTGCATCCTTCGAAAAAACGGGTGGTGCATGTTTCTGGCTTGGTTCGCGAGCCGGACCAGTTTGAGATGCCGCGTGATCAAGACCTGCACGTGCTCGATGCGATTGCCATGGCTGGTGGAGCTAGCTCTCCGGTAGCGGACAAAGTTTTTGTTATCCGCCGTCTGGAAGAAGAGGCCGAGCCTCTCGTGATCCAGGTAAGCATCTCAAAAGCCAAGATGGATGGAAACGAAAACTTGCGACTAGCGCCAGGCGATATGGTGAGTGTGGAAACGACGATCTCGACTAGTATTGTCGATAGCATCAAACACGTATTCCGCATCTCCGCTGGCGTGGGAGGAAACTTCCTTTCGTTCTAA
- a CDS encoding sugar transferase: MMKRAFDIVGALVLLAVLSPLFLLVAVWMKYESRGPVLCRERRAGRGGLPFRTFKFRVLHASSAALCGTSTPRNDPQLSASGRLMRRFRIHELPQLLNVLRGEMSLVGPGPELVDRVDSLSGSDKRLLNLRPGMTDWASLWNSDEASSLAGAPDRELAYDRFIRPRKLRLQKYYLENRSLGMDLKILTFTVLRVINRQFLPRELHNFPTFGELRAEVLCLESSAMIRKHAA; encoded by the coding sequence ATGATGAAACGTGCTTTCGATATCGTTGGCGCACTCGTACTCCTGGCAGTTCTCTCTCCATTGTTTCTGCTGGTAGCTGTATGGATGAAGTACGAGTCTCGCGGCCCCGTGCTATGTCGTGAGCGTCGCGCAGGTCGCGGTGGGTTGCCATTCCGTACTTTTAAGTTTCGAGTGCTCCACGCTAGTTCTGCAGCCCTGTGTGGTACGAGCACTCCCCGTAACGACCCGCAACTCTCCGCATCGGGTCGTTTAATGCGACGCTTCCGCATCCATGAGCTTCCCCAACTACTGAACGTACTCCGCGGCGAGATGAGCTTGGTAGGCCCTGGTCCAGAACTAGTCGACCGAGTGGATAGCCTAAGCGGGAGTGATAAGCGTTTGTTGAATTTGCGTCCCGGTATGACCGATTGGGCGTCGCTGTGGAATAGTGACGAGGCCTCGTCGCTGGCAGGTGCCCCCGATCGAGAACTGGCGTACGACCGCTTCATCCGCCCTCGCAAATTGAGACTGCAGAAATACTATCTCGAAAACCGCTCGCTTGGCATGGACTTGAAGATACTCACATTCACGGTGCTGCGAGTCATCAACAGGCAATTCCTGCCGCGAGAACTTCACAATTTCCCGACTTTCGGTGAACTAAGGGCAGAGGTTCTTTGCCTGGAATCTTCTGCCATGATCCGCAAACACGCCGCATAG
- a CDS encoding glycosyltransferase: MKVLWPHNFSRKVQSSGVFMFILAEAMREVGVDVHLHYTGSLRQAWRLPFVAQQIREMSSDFDLVHAQFGSACALVSSAAKCSRLVSLRGTDLLGSDTGSLFNRLHGRVVRQMTHRALPSYEMVIVMSERMRTELSDYHGRCENVHVVPDGINLTRFQPLSRLEARERLGLGHDAKPWVLFASMKACNPLKRPELAQAAFDIAAEQRPEIVLKTLSGKTHDEVALWMAATDVLLLTSTREGWPNVVKEALACNTPFVATDVSDLALIARQEPSCTVTTADPAELAEGILRALDGPVPTTLRRHVEPMSTGTIASQLHGLYQELLNPQAIASHSHAA; this comes from the coding sequence ATGAAAGTCCTGTGGCCTCACAATTTCTCTAGAAAAGTGCAATCTTCCGGGGTGTTTATGTTCATCCTGGCCGAGGCAATGCGCGAAGTCGGCGTGGATGTTCACTTGCACTACACTGGTTCTCTGCGTCAAGCGTGGCGTTTGCCATTCGTTGCGCAGCAGATTCGAGAGATGTCGAGCGACTTCGACCTGGTGCACGCTCAGTTTGGTTCGGCGTGTGCGCTCGTCTCGTCGGCGGCCAAATGCAGTCGGCTCGTTTCGCTACGTGGAACCGACCTGCTTGGAAGCGACACAGGAAGCCTTTTCAATCGCCTGCATGGCCGTGTTGTTCGCCAGATGACTCATCGGGCTCTGCCATCTTACGAGATGGTCATCGTCATGTCCGAGCGGATGCGAACGGAACTTTCGGATTACCATGGGCGCTGCGAGAACGTGCACGTCGTTCCCGACGGCATCAACCTCACTCGCTTTCAACCACTCTCACGACTCGAAGCTCGCGAGCGTTTGGGGTTGGGACACGACGCGAAGCCATGGGTTCTGTTTGCTTCGATGAAAGCGTGCAATCCACTCAAGCGTCCCGAACTTGCTCAAGCGGCCTTCGACATTGCGGCCGAGCAGCGTCCCGAAATCGTGCTCAAGACCCTGTCGGGAAAGACACACGATGAAGTCGCGCTATGGATGGCCGCTACCGACGTCTTGCTGCTTACCTCGACTCGCGAAGGTTGGCCAAACGTCGTCAAAGAAGCGTTAGCCTGCAACACCCCTTTTGTGGCCACTGATGTCAGCGATCTGGCTCTGATCGCCCGCCAGGAACCTTCGTGTACGGTAACCACGGCCGATCCTGCTGAATTAGCCGAAGGCATCCTGCGAGCCCTCGATGGTCCCGTCCCCACCACACTTCGGCGGCATGTGGAGCCGATGTCTACGGGTACGATCGCCAGTCAACTCCATGGACTGTACCAAGAGCTCTTGAACCCGCAAGCGATCGCCTCCCACTCTCACGCAGCTTAA
- a CDS encoding glycosyltransferase family 4 protein, with protein sequence MRAWLMHIGEQMPVDGPARKFRYGYVADALRNAGHHVTHWSPTFCHFRKEQRYQQDCQVEVDSNYCIQFVHAEGYRRNTSLARMRMYSVLGRRFHELAGDLPRPDLIVTAIPSLEWADAAVSFGRCHDIPVIVDVRDLWPDLYLNALPTALKPLGRLLLGSHLRLAKRACRNADALIAVSQSYLDWGLHHANRPSTARDQVVPLGYELATLPPTDDRGRLATLKKHGLAPDHITCLYAGQFETSYDVETIVSAARSLELSGNHHLQFALCGDGSKMAQIRKIAEGLKSVHLFGWVPPKTLQELASVSHIGLATYAVGAKQSLPNKAFEYMANRLCILSSLKGELPELLTENECGSSYQAGNAESLATAIRAFASNPEQLECYRQNAFHIWQNSYKSSAIYPRFVQYLNQFVAPRSQAA encoded by the coding sequence ATGCGCGCATGGCTTATGCATATTGGTGAGCAAATGCCAGTAGATGGCCCTGCGCGAAAGTTCCGCTATGGCTACGTTGCGGATGCCCTCCGTAACGCGGGACATCACGTTACGCACTGGTCGCCTACCTTTTGCCACTTCCGCAAAGAGCAACGCTACCAGCAAGACTGCCAAGTCGAAGTCGATAGCAACTACTGCATTCAGTTTGTGCATGCAGAGGGTTATCGTCGCAATACTAGCCTTGCGCGAATGCGTATGTATTCGGTGCTGGGTCGTCGGTTCCATGAACTGGCTGGTGACTTGCCACGCCCCGATTTGATCGTGACTGCCATCCCCTCGCTGGAGTGGGCCGACGCGGCCGTGAGCTTTGGTCGCTGTCACGATATTCCGGTAATTGTCGACGTGCGTGACCTCTGGCCCGATTTGTACCTAAATGCTCTGCCGACCGCGCTGAAGCCGCTAGGGCGTTTATTGCTTGGCTCGCACCTGCGTTTGGCGAAACGAGCCTGCAGGAATGCGGACGCATTGATTGCCGTCTCCCAGTCGTATCTAGACTGGGGGCTTCATCATGCGAATCGCCCATCCACAGCACGGGACCAAGTGGTTCCGCTCGGCTATGAGCTCGCGACACTTCCGCCTACCGATGACCGCGGCCGCCTAGCAACGCTAAAGAAGCACGGGCTGGCACCAGATCATATCACCTGTTTGTACGCCGGCCAGTTTGAGACAAGCTACGACGTCGAAACCATCGTATCCGCCGCACGTTCGCTGGAACTTTCAGGCAACCACCACCTTCAGTTTGCCCTCTGCGGCGATGGCTCGAAGATGGCACAAATCCGCAAAATAGCCGAGGGGCTAAAGTCGGTCCACCTGTTCGGTTGGGTACCCCCAAAAACACTGCAAGAGTTGGCTTCGGTCTCTCATATCGGTCTGGCAACCTATGCGGTAGGAGCTAAGCAAAGCTTGCCGAATAAAGCCTTTGAATACATGGCCAATCGCCTCTGCATTCTTTCGAGTCTCAAGGGCGAGCTTCCAGAGCTACTGACTGAGAATGAGTGTGGCTCCTCTTACCAGGCAGGCAATGCCGAGTCGCTGGCGACTGCGATTCGAGCCTTTGCTAGCAATCCAGAGCAACTCGAATGCTATCGCCAGAACGCCTTCCACATATGGCAGAATTCTTATAAAAGCTCTGCCATCTATCCACGATTCGTCCAGTACCTAAATCAATTCGTCGCTCCACGTTCTCAAGCGGCCTGA
- a CDS encoding aldo/keto reductase codes for MEFVRLGASDLVVSRLGLGGCPMGGHGWGSVEDRDSIRAVHVALDAGINFFDTADVYGLGHSEQVLSQALGDRRHEVVIATKFGVRWDSEKRITNDIRPAYMRQALEASLKRLRVESIPLYYVHWPDGQTAIEDTVAELQKCREEGKIREIGVSNFDSHQLITASQVSPIAGIQVELSLLNRRSLDLSDAVHRTNSTLITWGSLAQGLLTGKYNHTSKFAAGDRRNRYPNFQGEAFQRNLKVVEVVKEVAKRYSKTPAQVAIRWLLDTESVGVVLFGAKTESQVDDNLGGSDWSLEEHDYNRLNQASEQLSKLAA; via the coding sequence ATGGAATTCGTTCGGCTCGGTGCATCGGACTTGGTGGTGAGCCGCCTCGGCCTAGGGGGATGCCCCATGGGAGGCCATGGCTGGGGAAGCGTCGAGGATCGCGACTCGATTCGGGCCGTGCATGTAGCACTCGATGCAGGTATCAACTTCTTCGACACGGCCGATGTGTATGGCCTTGGCCACTCGGAGCAAGTACTCTCGCAAGCACTCGGAGACCGCCGGCACGAAGTGGTGATCGCTACCAAGTTTGGCGTTCGTTGGGACTCTGAGAAGCGAATCACGAACGACATTCGCCCCGCTTACATGCGGCAAGCTCTTGAAGCGAGCCTGAAACGACTCCGAGTCGAATCGATACCGCTTTACTACGTTCACTGGCCGGATGGACAGACAGCGATCGAAGACACCGTCGCCGAGCTTCAGAAATGTCGAGAAGAAGGAAAGATACGTGAGATCGGTGTTTCGAACTTCGATTCGCACCAACTAATCACAGCCTCGCAAGTGTCGCCGATCGCTGGCATTCAGGTCGAGCTTAGCCTACTAAATCGTCGGTCACTGGACTTATCGGATGCTGTCCACCGTACCAACTCTACCCTGATCACCTGGGGTTCCCTGGCTCAGGGGTTGCTCACGGGTAAGTACAATCACACGTCCAAGTTTGCGGCCGGTGATCGACGCAATCGCTATCCTAACTTCCAAGGTGAAGCCTTCCAACGCAACCTGAAGGTCGTTGAAGTCGTGAAAGAAGTCGCCAAGCGATACAGCAAGACACCTGCCCAGGTCGCGATTCGTTGGCTACTCGACACAGAATCTGTCGGAGTCGTTCTTTTTGGAGCCAAAACCGAATCACAAGTCGACGACAACCTGGGGGGTAGCGACTGGTCTCTTGAAGAGCACGACTACAATCGTTTGAATCAGGCCTCCGAGCAACTATCGAAGCTGGCAGCTTAG
- a CDS encoding sugar transferase: protein MQSTPSRKLVPSLKLGLKRLFDISVASLAIVALSPMLLATSVLLRMTQGSPVIYRGVRTGLDGKPFYILKFRTMVNRAEQIGGTTTGKNDPRLTRIGALLRRYKLDELPQFFNVLKGDMSIVGPRPEVSEYTEQYAGDELRILSMKPGITDLASIEFNDLQEVVGEENPDEYYSLHVLPRKNQLRLRYVDEWSLKNDAAILARTAYVVASKPFRRSA from the coding sequence ATGCAATCCACCCCATCGCGAAAACTGGTCCCATCCCTGAAACTGGGTTTGAAACGGTTGTTCGATATCAGTGTCGCCTCGCTGGCGATCGTCGCCTTGAGCCCAATGCTGCTGGCAACGAGCGTGCTGCTGCGGATGACCCAAGGCAGCCCTGTGATCTACCGCGGAGTTCGCACCGGCCTAGATGGTAAGCCCTTTTACATTCTCAAGTTTCGCACCATGGTCAATCGAGCCGAGCAGATCGGCGGCACGACCACCGGCAAGAACGATCCTCGGCTCACCCGCATCGGTGCCCTGCTCCGTCGCTATAAGTTGGACGAACTTCCTCAGTTCTTCAATGTACTCAAAGGCGACATGAGCATCGTGGGGCCACGTCCGGAAGTGTCGGAATACACGGAGCAATACGCCGGTGACGAGCTTCGCATCTTGAGCATGAAGCCCGGCATTACCGACCTGGCGAGCATCGAGTTCAATGACCTCCAGGAAGTGGTTGGCGAAGAGAACCCTGACGAGTATTACAGTCTGCACGTTTTACCTCGTAAGAACCAATTGAGACTCCGCTATGTGGATGAGTGGTCGTTGAAAAACGATGCGGCCATTCTTGCCCGCACTGCCTATGTGGTTGCCTCGAAACCGTTCCGTCGGAGTGCTTGA